The Saccharopolyspora gloriosae genome has a segment encoding these proteins:
- a CDS encoding cation diffusion facilitator family transporter — protein sequence MSAGGGTKAILAALAANAGIAVAKFGGFLFTGSSSMLAESVHSVADTSNQGLLLLGQKTSVRKPTEEHPFGYGRDRYFYSFVVALLLFSLGSVFALYEGIHKIQHPEELTSPIVAVVILLVAIGLESYSFATAIKESRAIKGGLGWWQFIRQAKTPELPVVLLEDAGALLGLVFALGGVGLSVLTGNPVFDGIGTACIGVLLGAIAIVLIIETKSLLIGEGATRSVLDDIVGELRGGKVQKVIHIRTQYLGPDELLVAAKIGLTPSISAAEVATEIDDAEARVRAKVPAARLIYLEPDLDRGANSAAENASMVSEQD from the coding sequence GTGTCAGCAGGCGGCGGTACCAAGGCGATCCTGGCGGCTCTGGCCGCGAACGCGGGCATCGCGGTGGCCAAGTTCGGCGGGTTCCTGTTCACCGGGTCGTCGTCGATGCTCGCCGAGTCCGTGCACTCGGTCGCGGACACGTCCAACCAGGGCCTGCTGCTGCTCGGCCAGAAGACTTCGGTGCGCAAACCCACCGAGGAGCACCCGTTCGGCTACGGGCGGGACCGCTACTTCTACTCGTTCGTCGTGGCACTGCTGCTGTTCAGCCTCGGTTCGGTGTTCGCCCTGTACGAGGGCATCCACAAGATCCAGCACCCGGAGGAACTGACCTCGCCGATCGTGGCCGTGGTGATTCTTTTGGTGGCCATCGGGCTGGAGTCCTACAGCTTCGCCACCGCCATCAAGGAGTCCCGCGCGATCAAGGGCGGGCTCGGCTGGTGGCAGTTCATCCGCCAGGCCAAGACGCCGGAACTGCCGGTGGTGCTGCTGGAGGACGCGGGAGCGCTGCTGGGGCTGGTGTTCGCGCTCGGCGGTGTCGGACTGTCCGTGCTCACCGGGAACCCCGTTTTCGACGGCATCGGCACCGCGTGCATCGGTGTGCTGCTGGGCGCCATCGCGATCGTGCTCATCATCGAGACGAAGAGCCTGCTCATCGGCGAGGGCGCGACCCGCTCGGTGCTGGACGACATCGTGGGCGAGCTGCGCGGCGGCAAGGTGCAGAAGGTCATCCACATCCGCACCCAGTACCTCGGTCCGGACGAACTGCTGGTCGCCGCGAAGATCGGGCTGACCCCGTCGATCTCCGCCGCGGAGGTGGCAACGGAGATCGACGACGCGGAGGCGCGGGTCCGGGCGAAGGTCCCCGCCGCGCGCCTGATCTACCTCGAACCCGATCTGGACCGTGGCGCGAACTCGGCCGCCGAGAACGCGTCCATGGTCTCGGAACAGGACTGA